A single genomic interval of Granulicella tundricola MP5ACTX9 harbors:
- a CDS encoding aspartate aminotransferase family protein, whose amino-acid sequence MRLQSIQAAEKKLVLNTYERYPILFTSGHGVFLTDENGVDYLDLLSGIGVSALGYGHPTIERAIAEQSKKLLHTSNLFFTEHTADLALRLTEISGLDRVFFCNSGTEAWEAALKIARAHSDKSGTGKKFLALEHSFHGRTIGSVATTHKLAYRTPFAPVMPDVEFVKFNDVEDLRAKFNNEVCGILIEAIQGEGGIHPVTQEFFAAARELADSTGALLIADEIQCGFGRTGKWFGYQHFGILPDVVTLAKPLAGGLPIGAMLCTERVSQSITPGMHGTTFGGGPLATGVAIAVIDEIKHSNLLAHIEEVGAYFKSALQALAKKHPQIVEVRGKGLMIGAELDSPDLAKSVASEMLARHIIINRTSEVVLRFLPPYILEKSHVDQAIAALDAILTQHAEQSQPIASGEHANG is encoded by the coding sequence ATGAGGCTTCAATCCATCCAGGCAGCAGAAAAAAAGCTCGTCCTCAACACCTACGAGCGTTACCCCATCCTCTTCACCAGCGGACACGGCGTCTTCCTCACCGATGAGAACGGAGTCGATTACCTCGACCTCCTCAGCGGCATCGGCGTCAGCGCCCTGGGCTACGGCCACCCCACCATTGAGCGTGCCATAGCCGAGCAGTCGAAGAAGCTCCTCCACACCTCCAACCTCTTCTTCACCGAGCACACCGCAGACCTCGCCCTCCGCCTCACCGAGATCTCCGGCCTCGACCGCGTCTTCTTCTGCAACTCCGGCACAGAGGCCTGGGAGGCCGCACTCAAGATCGCCCGCGCCCATTCAGACAAATCCGGCACCGGCAAGAAGTTCCTCGCACTCGAGCACAGCTTCCACGGCCGCACCATCGGCTCCGTAGCCACCACTCACAAGCTCGCCTACCGCACCCCCTTCGCGCCCGTCATGCCTGACGTAGAGTTCGTCAAGTTCAACGACGTAGAAGACCTCCGCGCCAAGTTCAACAACGAAGTCTGCGGCATCCTCATCGAAGCCATCCAGGGCGAAGGCGGCATCCACCCCGTCACGCAGGAGTTCTTCGCAGCCGCACGTGAGCTCGCCGATTCCACCGGAGCCCTCCTCATCGCGGACGAGATCCAGTGCGGCTTCGGACGCACCGGCAAATGGTTTGGCTACCAGCACTTCGGCATCCTCCCAGACGTCGTCACCCTCGCCAAGCCCCTGGCCGGCGGCCTCCCCATCGGAGCCATGCTCTGCACGGAGCGCGTCTCGCAATCCATCACACCCGGCATGCATGGCACCACCTTCGGCGGCGGTCCCTTGGCCACCGGAGTCGCCATCGCCGTCATAGACGAGATCAAGCACAGCAATCTCCTCGCCCACATTGAAGAAGTCGGAGCCTACTTCAAGTCCGCCCTCCAGGCCCTGGCAAAGAAGCACCCACAGATCGTAGAAGTCCGCGGCAAAGGCCTCATGATCGGTGCCGAGCTCGACTCCCCCGACCTGGCCAAGTCGGTCGCCTCGGAGATGCTCGCGCGCCACATCATCATCAATCGCACCAGCGAGGTCGTCCTGCGCTTCCTCCCCCCGTACATCCTCGAAAAATCCCACGTCGATCAGGCCATCGCCGCCCTCGACGCCATCCTCACCCAGCACGCTGAACAGTCACAACCCATCGCCTCTGGAGAACACGCAAATGGCTAG
- the argF gene encoding ornithine carbamoyltransferase, with protein sequence MASKPLILNPKSESTPVTLGIQSDTAFNEATKRLNGRDLCSISDLTVSEMAAIMELGHTVKESPEDFRHALDAKQMVLFFEKASLRTRLTFEAAINTLGGNAVFVDQTQSPLGERESIPDMAHNIERWMSLIVLRTYSHDTITEFAACSKVPVINALSDLEHPCQAIADFLTIEERFGSAQGLHFAYVGDGNNVCHSLMLTAAQLGANCYVATPKGFVPKLDIIHKAIEISEQTGGSITLLNDPIKAVTGADAVYTDVCTSMGFEHEATKRAPIFKPYQVNEQLMSHAQPHAVFMHCLPAHRNAEVTDAVLDGPQSVVFDQAENRLHAQKALLLMLLGGGKRLQSSRERNQQGRRRP encoded by the coding sequence ATGGCTAGCAAGCCGCTCATCCTGAACCCAAAATCGGAGTCCACACCAGTGACCCTTGGCATCCAGTCCGACACCGCATTCAACGAAGCCACCAAGCGCCTCAACGGCCGCGACCTCTGCTCCATCTCAGACCTCACCGTCTCCGAGATGGCCGCCATCATGGAGCTCGGCCACACCGTCAAGGAGAGCCCGGAAGACTTCCGCCATGCCCTCGACGCCAAGCAGATGGTCCTCTTCTTTGAGAAGGCCTCGCTCCGCACGCGCCTCACCTTTGAAGCCGCCATCAATACCCTCGGCGGCAACGCCGTCTTCGTCGACCAGACTCAATCCCCCCTCGGTGAGCGTGAGTCCATCCCCGACATGGCCCACAACATCGAGCGCTGGATGTCTCTCATCGTCCTCCGCACCTACTCCCACGACACCATCACCGAGTTCGCCGCCTGCTCCAAAGTCCCCGTCATCAACGCCCTCTCGGACCTCGAGCACCCCTGCCAGGCCATCGCTGATTTCCTCACCATCGAAGAGCGTTTCGGCTCCGCGCAAGGCCTCCACTTCGCATACGTAGGCGACGGCAACAACGTCTGCCACTCCCTCATGCTCACCGCCGCGCAGCTCGGCGCGAACTGCTACGTCGCCACTCCCAAGGGCTTCGTCCCCAAGCTCGACATCATCCACAAGGCCATTGAAATCTCCGAGCAGACCGGCGGCTCCATCACCCTCCTCAACGACCCCATCAAGGCCGTCACCGGAGCCGACGCCGTCTACACCGACGTCTGCACCTCCATGGGTTTCGAGCACGAAGCCACCAAGCGCGCCCCCATCTTCAAGCCCTACCAGGTCAACGAGCAGCTCATGTCGCACGCCCAGCCCCACGCCGTCTTCATGCACTGCCTTCCCGCTCACCGCAACGCAGAGGTCACGGACGCAGTCCTCGACGGCCCCCAGTCGGTCGTCTTCGACCAGGCCGAAAACCGCCTCCATGCCCAGAAGGCCCTCCTCCTCATGCTCCTCGGCGGAGGCAAGCGCCTCCAAAGCAGCCGCGAGCGCAACCAGCAAGGCCGCCGCCGCCCCTAG